One Microbacter margulisiae genomic window carries:
- a CDS encoding ATP-grasp domain-containing protein → MSRIAIHKTNNSFSDRWVAYCQAKQIDYKIVDCYRNDIIEQLQDCDALMWHFYHASAKDSLFARQLLYSLQQSGKIVFPDFNTMWHFDDKVGQKYLLESIDAPLVPSYVFYNEQAAYEWIERTQFPKVFKLRGGAGSVNVQLIQNKQKAKRIVKQAFGRGFKHTSLVSLHDTYQKYQQGKLPAFDLTKRIARCFIPTQYSKIHGKERGYVYFQDFIPNNAFDIRVIVIGNKAFAIKRMVRKNDFRASGSGMILYDKQEFDERCVSIAFEVNNRLQSQSIAYDFVFDVNHDPLIVEISYGFSIEGYDPCTGYWTSDMAWHEGKFNPYGWMVEDLSFAVKENLQYNLQKTNNTFLLNE, encoded by the coding sequence ATGAGTAGAATAGCGATTCATAAGACAAACAATTCTTTTAGTGATCGTTGGGTTGCCTATTGCCAGGCAAAACAGATTGATTATAAAATTGTTGACTGTTACCGAAATGACATCATCGAACAATTACAAGATTGTGATGCCCTTATGTGGCATTTTTATCATGCTTCAGCTAAGGATTCGCTCTTTGCCAGGCAACTCCTTTATTCTTTACAACAATCAGGTAAAATTGTTTTTCCTGATTTCAATACGATGTGGCATTTTGATGATAAAGTAGGGCAAAAATATTTATTGGAAAGCATTGATGCCCCATTAGTTCCCTCCTACGTTTTTTATAATGAGCAAGCAGCATACGAGTGGATTGAACGCACGCAGTTTCCTAAGGTATTTAAGCTACGAGGCGGAGCAGGATCTGTCAATGTACAACTGATTCAAAACAAGCAAAAAGCAAAACGGATAGTCAAGCAAGCTTTCGGAAGAGGTTTCAAACATACAAGCCTTGTCTCTTTGCATGACACTTATCAAAAATACCAACAGGGGAAACTCCCGGCGTTTGACCTAACCAAACGGATCGCCAGATGCTTTATTCCAACTCAGTATTCTAAAATACATGGGAAAGAACGCGGTTACGTTTATTTTCAAGATTTTATTCCGAACAATGCCTTTGATATACGAGTGATTGTGATTGGGAATAAGGCTTTTGCCATAAAGCGAATGGTTCGGAAAAATGATTTCAGGGCATCAGGAAGCGGCATGATTCTATACGATAAACAGGAGTTTGATGAACGTTGTGTTTCTATCGCGTTTGAAGTGAATAACAGACTTCAAAGCCAAAGCATTGCTTACGATTTTGTTTTTGATGTTAATCATGACCCATTGATTGTAGAAATCAGTTATGGATTTTCAATAGAAGGATATGATCCATGTACCGGCTATTGGACGTCCGATATGGCATGGCATGAAGGAAAGTTCAATCCATATGGATGGATGGTAGAGGATTTGTCATTTGCAGTTAAGGAAAATTTACAATATAATTTACAAAAAACAAACAACACATTCCTCTTGAACGAATAA
- a CDS encoding glycosyltransferase, whose product MVEQINQYKDVFTEKYYPADGYLQNIKKSAFVFNTPAAWACHGWKLGEYLAMGKAIISTPFVNEMPEKMVHGENIYFVETESEMIDAVNILLSDHKLREKLEIGAKDYYNKWLKPDIVIRRIINELQLKQNSSSLTPPPTPAVPAGG is encoded by the coding sequence ATTGTTGAACAAATCAATCAATATAAAGACGTATTCACAGAAAAATATTATCCGGCCGATGGATATCTGCAAAACATAAAAAAATCTGCGTTTGTTTTTAATACTCCGGCTGCATGGGCTTGTCATGGCTGGAAATTGGGTGAATATCTGGCAATGGGAAAAGCAATTATTTCAACCCCATTTGTGAATGAAATGCCTGAAAAAATGGTTCATGGAGAAAATATTTATTTTGTTGAAACTGAAAGTGAAATGATAGATGCAGTAAATATATTATTATCAGATCATAAATTAAGGGAAAAGCTTGAGATTGGAGCAAAGGATTATTATAATAAATGGTTAAAGCCCGATATAGTTATCAGAAGAATTATAAATGAACTTCAATTAAAACAAAACTCATCCTCCTTAACACCTCCGCCAACACCGGCAGTACCGGCAGGAGGCTGA
- a CDS encoding glycosyltransferase family 32 protein: protein MTTSIPKILHYCWFGEHEMPDNIQQCLTSWQFLKPEYQFICWNESNFDVSRYQFTKEAYEQKKWAFVADFARLEALYQYGGIYLDTDVMMLRSFDHLLNSYQLVLGSDEFGGIITSFMAATPQHPYINECLSIYQNKSFIKATGKLDMTINNVVMNNLLRSHYKINHNTNEELGLIIYPDDYFQVKSFVSGKLHLTENSCMIHHMNKSWDSVFAKILELLRTKILVPIIGTKAYVQLNDFVRRLVSHIRI, encoded by the coding sequence ATGACAACGTCCATTCCAAAAATTCTACACTATTGTTGGTTTGGCGAGCATGAAATGCCCGACAATATTCAGCAATGCCTCACATCCTGGCAATTTCTTAAGCCTGAATATCAATTTATATGCTGGAATGAGTCTAACTTTGATGTCAGTCGTTATCAATTCACGAAAGAAGCCTATGAACAGAAAAAATGGGCGTTTGTAGCTGATTTTGCAAGACTGGAAGCGCTTTACCAATACGGGGGGATCTATTTAGATACGGATGTTATGATGCTCAGATCTTTTGATCATTTATTGAATAGCTACCAACTGGTTTTAGGATCAGATGAATTTGGAGGTATCATCACGTCATTTATGGCAGCGACCCCTCAACATCCATACATAAATGAATGTTTAAGCATTTATCAAAATAAGTCGTTTATAAAGGCTACCGGAAAATTGGATATGACGATCAATAATGTTGTGATGAATAACCTTTTGAGAAGCCATTATAAGATAAACCACAATACCAATGAAGAGCTTGGCCTGATTATTTATCCAGATGATTATTTTCAGGTAAAAAGTTTTGTATCAGGAAAATTACATCTTACAGAAAATTCCTGCATGATTCATCACATGAATAAATCATGGGATTCTGTTTTTGCAAAAATATTGGAGTTGTTAAGGACGAAGATTCTTGTTCCCATCATCGGGACAAAAGCATATGTCCAATTAAATGATTTTGTCAGACGGTTAGTCTCTCATATTCGAATATAA
- a CDS encoding glycosyltransferase — protein sequence MNVKSLTDSKKTICCVIPSLHAGGMERVMSELVNYLSGKDYLKCYLINLSNKENFYKLNKNVKEIRPEFYNNNKFLYTLKSLLYLRNSLKRTKPYAVLSFGETYNTFTLIAAFGLGLNIFVSDRSKPDKDWGLVQNNLRKIFYPKAKGIIAQTTYAKKFIEKEIGHKNIRVIPNPIDLSKFNSEGKITERKNIVITVGRLIHSKRIDILIDAFSKTNNHQWKLCIVGDGPVRKLLEKQAFALGMIDDVVFLGNKSEIHEMYAQAKIFAFTSYSEGFPNAILEAMASGLPAIAFNCIAGPADLIDNGKNGFLVDLGDTNTFCEKLIELMNNETMIEQFSGIAKNKAFNYEMNKIGDEYLNFLLS from the coding sequence ATGAACGTCAAATCCCTTACCGATTCAAAAAAAACGATTTGTTGCGTTATTCCATCTTTGCATGCAGGAGGCATGGAAAGGGTGATGAGCGAGTTGGTGAATTATTTATCAGGGAAAGATTATTTGAAATGTTATCTTATAAATCTTTCCAATAAAGAGAACTTTTATAAATTAAATAAAAATGTAAAAGAGATAAGACCGGAATTTTATAATAATAATAAATTTTTATATACATTAAAATCGCTGCTTTATTTGAGAAATAGTTTAAAAAGAACAAAACCCTATGCAGTATTGAGTTTTGGTGAAACATATAACACTTTTACACTAATTGCAGCATTTGGATTGGGTTTGAATATTTTTGTTTCTGACAGAAGTAAGCCTGATAAAGATTGGGGGCTTGTACAAAACAACCTTCGAAAAATCTTCTATCCCAAAGCAAAGGGAATAATAGCACAAACAACCTATGCCAAAAAATTTATAGAGAAAGAAATTGGACATAAAAATATCAGGGTAATACCAAACCCAATAGATCTCTCAAAATTTAATTCAGAAGGTAAAATTACAGAAAGGAAAAATATTGTTATAACTGTTGGGCGACTAATTCATAGTAAGCGAATAGATATTTTAATTGATGCTTTTTCTAAAACTAATAATCATCAATGGAAATTGTGCATTGTAGGTGATGGACCAGTAAGAAAATTGCTTGAAAAACAAGCTTTTGCATTAGGGATGATAGATGATGTTGTTTTTTTAGGCAACAAATCAGAAATTCATGAAATGTATGCACAGGCAAAAATCTTCGCATTCACATCATATTCTGAAGGATTCCCTAATGCTATATTGGAAGCAATGGCTTCCGGTCTACCCGCTATCGCATTTAATTGTATTGCGGGTCCTGCTGATTTGATCGATAATGGTAAGAATGGATTCTTAGTCGATCTAGGCGATACTAACACTTTTTGTGAAAAGTTAATTGAGTTAATGAACAATGAAACTATGATAGAACAATTTAGTGGAATCGCAAAAAACAAAGCATTTAATTACGAAATGAATAAAATCGGAGATGAGTATTTAAATTTTCTATTGTCATGA
- a CDS encoding acyltransferase, whose translation MKRKISRVKFYFLKSLVGFLVYIDSRWYMKYYHKLLQSAGINFTGIPRFIAKSVRFDDFDRITIGDRFVASMNVHFLTHDYSLTTALIAIGEKPQTDVGMLRNIVVGDNVFIGMNTILLPGTTIGDNVIIGAGSVVRGRVPSNSVIAGNPVQILGSIEEYAEKQKSRINQGLQIDKK comes from the coding sequence ATGAAACGAAAAATTTCGCGAGTAAAATTCTATTTTTTAAAATCATTAGTTGGCTTTTTGGTTTATATTGATAGCCGTTGGTATATGAAGTACTATCATAAACTACTACAATCAGCCGGTATTAATTTTACCGGAATACCACGATTTATAGCAAAAAGTGTGAGATTTGATGATTTTGATCGAATTACTATTGGTGATCGTTTTGTAGCTTCAATGAATGTTCATTTCCTAACACACGATTATAGTCTTACAACGGCACTTATTGCCATCGGAGAGAAACCTCAAACAGATGTTGGAATGTTGAGGAATATAGTTGTTGGAGATAATGTGTTCATCGGTATGAATACTATTCTCCTTCCCGGTACTACAATAGGAGATAATGTTATAATTGGAGCTGGATCTGTTGTAAGAGGTAGAGTTCCTTCAAATTCAGTAATTGCGGGCAATCCAGTTCAGATTCTCGGTAGTATTGAAGAGTATGCTGAAAAACAAAAATCAAGAATAAATCAGGGATTACAAATTGATAAAAAATGA
- a CDS encoding glycosyltransferase — translation MTKLLLLNTSANTGSTGRIAKEIGLLAQQSGYEVRFAYGRNAVNSRLPLIKIGNQWDMRWHGLKSRLCDAHGFASRRATLVLIKQLEAWKPDIVNIHNLHGYYINIKLLFDYLKRVQIPVVWTFHDCWPFTGHCSFFDRYDCHKWETECHHCPNRKGYPESWFFDRSKINYYRKKEIFNGLNNLTIVTPSAWLAQHVRSSYLQNYPVKVINNGVDLEIFSPVKDVSILQNYGISEKPYILGVASTWDKRKGLDVFIALRKLLSEDIQIVLVGLSTEQTLELPGAITAINRTENTAELAALYSAATIFVNPTYVDNFPTTNIEALACGTPVITYRTGGSPEAVDAETGIVVEKGNVEELKEAVEKLLTCGKIHYIEKCRKRAEKLFAKDDRYKDYVELFNTVIK, via the coding sequence ATGACTAAACTCCTCCTCCTTAACACCTCCGCCAACACCGGCAGCACCGGACGGATTGCCAAAGAAATAGGATTGCTGGCACAGCAATCGGGATACGAGGTGCGGTTTGCTTATGGAAGAAACGCGGTAAACAGCCGGTTGCCACTCATAAAAATTGGCAATCAGTGGGATATGCGCTGGCACGGACTGAAGTCGCGGCTTTGCGATGCGCATGGATTTGCAAGCCGCCGGGCAACGCTGGTGTTGATAAAGCAACTGGAAGCCTGGAAACCTGACATAGTCAATATCCACAATCTGCACGGCTATTATATCAATATAAAATTATTATTTGACTATTTAAAGCGTGTGCAGATACCGGTAGTCTGGACATTTCACGATTGCTGGCCGTTTACGGGGCATTGTAGTTTTTTCGACCGTTATGATTGTCATAAATGGGAAACAGAGTGTCATCATTGCCCCAACCGAAAAGGGTATCCCGAAAGCTGGTTTTTCGATAGATCGAAAATAAATTATTACCGAAAGAAAGAAATTTTCAACGGGTTGAACAATTTGACAATAGTCACACCTTCAGCATGGCTGGCTCAGCATGTTAGAAGTTCATACCTTCAAAACTATCCCGTAAAAGTAATCAACAACGGAGTGGATTTAGAGATATTTAGCCCTGTTAAAGATGTTAGTATCTTGCAAAATTACGGTATATCCGAAAAGCCTTATATTCTTGGCGTGGCCAGTACCTGGGACAAGCGGAAGGGATTGGATGTTTTTATCGCATTAAGAAAATTATTATCAGAAGATATTCAAATCGTATTGGTTGGCTTATCGACTGAACAGACTTTGGAATTACCAGGAGCAATAACAGCAATTAACCGCACTGAAAATACAGCAGAGCTGGCAGCACTGTACTCGGCAGCTACGATATTTGTAAATCCTACCTACGTGGATAATTTTCCCACTACCAATATCGAAGCGTTGGCATGCGGAACTCCGGTGATAACATACCGTACAGGAGGAAGTCCCGAAGCGGTGGATGCGGAAACGGGAATAGTTGTTGAAAAGGGAAATGTGGAAGAATTGAAAGAGGCGGTTGAAAAGTTGCTAACCTGTGGTAAAATACATTACATAGAAAAATGCCGAAAGCGTGCAGAAAAGCTTTTTGCAAAGGATGACCGGTATAAGGACTATGTGGAACTGTTTAATACCGTAATAAAATAA